From Rutidosis leptorrhynchoides isolate AG116_Rl617_1_P2 chromosome 3, CSIRO_AGI_Rlap_v1, whole genome shotgun sequence, a single genomic window includes:
- the LOC139901376 gene encoding E3 ubiquitin-protein ligase SIRP1-like → MEEERDSRRRYWCHECSRAVDPMTTEVESIKCSVCQGGFLEEMDQTEGGVSESDHSISLLAPILLGMMNTPRPNRRFRQLEQDNDQHHHHHDDDENDRVDSEVDSIRTRQSSATILRLLQGITAGIASEMENNNQEDRRGQNTEREPRIVVINTFNQTMFVHGSSGGGAGNASNHHPFGSSQIHRHPSLTSFGDYFVGPGLEQLLQHLAENDPNRYGTPPAQKNAIEAMPKVRIDEENSIQCCVCLEEFEVGNEAREMPCKHRFHGDCIVPWLELHSSCPVCRYQLPADESKVDPEQDGSRGSLGNSNGILERGESGGNNQGRLLWPFSSLFSNSNSNSSSPSSRDSGPRIHEAEDSR, encoded by the coding sequence ATGGAGGAAGAGAGAGATTCAAGAAGAAGATATTGGTGCCATGAATGCTCTAGAGCTGTTGATCCAATGACAACTGAGGTCGAATCCATTAAATGTTCCGTGTGTCAAGGCGGTTTCTTGGAGGAAATGGACCAAACCGAAGGTGGTGTGTCCGAGTCCGACCATAGCATCTCTCTCTTGGCTCCTATATTGCTTGGCATGATGAACACCCCTCGTCCCAACCGCAGATTCAGACAACTCGAACAAGACAatgatcaacatcatcatcatcatgacgaTGATGAGAACGACCGAGTTGACTCAGAAGTTGACTCGATTAGAACGAGGCAGAGCTCTGCTACCATCCTCCGTCTTTTACAAGGTATCACAGCCGGAATTGCATCTGAAATGGAAAATAACAACCAAGAGGACCGTAGAGGGCAAAATACCGAACGTGAACCACGTATTGTTGTGATTAATACTTTTAATCAGACGATGTTTGTTCATGGCAGTAGTGGTGGTGGTGCTGGCAACGCCAGCAACCACCACCCGTTTGGTTCGTCCCAAATCCACCGTCACCCGTCGTTGACCTCATTTGGTGATTACTTTGTTGGACCAGGATTAGAGCAACTTCTACAACATTTAGCCGAAAACGACCCAAACCGATACGGGACCCCACCTGCTCAAAAGAACGCAATCGAGGCAATGCCGAAAGTGAGAATTGATGAGGAGAATTCGATTCAATGTTGTGTGTGTTTGGAAGAATTTGAAGTTGGAAACGAAGCACGTGAGATGCCATGTAAGCACAGGTTTCATGGTGATTGTATCGTGCCATGGTTAGAGCTTCATAGTTCTTGTCCAGTTTGTCGGTATCAGTTGCCAGCTGATGAGTCAAAGGTTGACCCGGAACAAGATGGGTCAAGGGGTAGTTTGGGTAATTCAAATGGGATACTTGAAAGGGGCGAATCAGGAGGGAATAATCAAGGTCGTTTACTTTGGCCGTTTAGTAGCTTGTTTTCTAATTCCAATTCCAattcatcatcaccttcatcaagGGACAGCGGGCCACGTATCCATGAAGCCGAAGATAGTCGCTAA
- the LOC139897744 gene encoding pyruvate kinase, cytosolic isozyme-like → MDYQMTIDQSVQLIGTKRPKTKIVCTLGPASRSIVMAEKLLRAGMNVARFNFSHGSFEYHQETLDNLRTAMDNTGILCAVMLDTKGPEIRTGYLKDGKPVQLKQGQEITISTDYNIKGDDQMICMSYKKLAHDVKPQSVILCADGTISFTVLSCDTEKGLVRCRCENTAVLGERKNVNLPGVIVDLPTLTEKDKEDIMQWGVPNKIDMIALSFVRKGSDLVEVRKLLGEHAKNILLMSKVENQEGVANFDEILANSDAFMVARGDLGMEIPIEKIFLAQKVMIYKSNLQGKPVVTATQMLESMIKSPRPTRAEATDVANAVLDGTDCVMLSGETAAGAYPELAVQTMAKICIEAENTINYKDVFKRIMANTPVPMSPLESLASSAVRTAISSKASLILVLTRGGSTAKLVAKYRPGIPILSVVVPEIKTDSFDWSCSDEAPARHSLIFRGLVPVLIAGSARASHDEYTEEAIEFALQHAKEKGLCKTGDAVVALHRVGTASIIKIVTVK, encoded by the exons ATGGATTATCAGATGACGATCGATCAAAGTGTTCAATTAATCGGTACAAAACGCCCGAAAACAAAGATCGTATGTACTTTAGGACCGGCGTCAAGGTCAATTGTCATGGCTGAAAAATTGTTGAGAGCAGGTATGAATGTTGCTCGATTCAATTTCTCTCATGGATCTTTTGAGTATCATCAGGAAACCCTAGATAATCTCCGTACTGCCATGGATAACACCGGTATACTCTGTGCCGTCATGCTTGATACTAAG GGTCCAGAGATTAGAACAGGGTATCTGAAAGACGGTAAGCCGGTTCAGCTGAAACAAGGTCAAGAGATAACGATTTCAACCGATTACAACATCAAAGGTGATGACCAGATGATATGCATGAGCTACAAAAAGTTAGCACACGACGTTAAACCGCAGAGTGTGATCCTGTGTGCAGATGGCACGATTTCGTTCACTGTTTTGTCTTGTGATACTGAAAAAGGCTTGGTTCGTTGTCGTTGTGAGAACACTGCTGTTCTTGGTGAACGTAAGAACGTTAATCTTCCTGGAGTGATTGTTGATCTCCCGACGTTGACTGAAAAGGACAAAGAGGATATTATGCAATGGGGTGTTCCTAATAAGATTGATATGATTGCTCTTTCTTTTGTAAGGAAAGGTTCTGATTTGGTTGAGGTTCGCAAGTTGCTCGGTGAACATGCTAAAAACATCCTTCTTATGTCTAAG GTTGAAAATCAAGAAGGGGTTGCTAACTTTGACGAGATCCTCGCCAACTCTGATGCTTTCATGGTTGCGCGTGGTGACCTTGGCATGGAAATTCCAATCGAAAAAATATTTCTCGCTCAAAAAGTGATGATTTACAAGTCCAACCTACAAGGAAAGCCAGTTGTAACCGCTACTCAAATGTTGGAGTCAATGATCAAGTCACCAAGGCCAACTCGTGCTGAAGCCACCGACGTCGCTAACGCCGTTCTCGACGGGACCGACTGTGTCATGCTTAGCGGTGAAACTGCAGCTGGTGCCTACCCGGAACTCGCGGTTCAAACCATGGCTAAGATTTGCATTGAAGCTGAAAATACTATAAATTATAAGGATGTTTTCAAGAGGATAATGGCTAATACACCTGTCCCCATGAGCCCACTTGAAAGTTTGGCGTCATCTGCGGTTCGAACCGCTATCTCATCAAAAGCTAGCCTGATCCTGGTTCTTACACGTGGCGGGAGCACTGCAAAACTGGTGGCTAAGTATAGGCCCGGGATTCCTATTCTGTCTGTGGTGGTTCCTGAAATAAAGACGGATTCGTTTGATTGGTCGTGCAGTGATGAAGCGCCAGCTAGACATAGCTTAATCTTTAGGGGTTTGGTTCCTGTTCTGATTGCGGGGTCCGCTAGAGCTTCGCATGATGAGTATACTGAGGAAGCGATTGAGTTTGCTTTGCAACATGCTAAAGAAAAGGGACTGTGCAAGACTGGTGATGCTGTTGTTGCGCTACATCGTGTTGGAACTGCTTCTATAATCAAGATCGTTACCGTTAAGTAA
- the LOC139897745 gene encoding uncharacterized protein, which yields MMRCSEFKTQFQTWLRDYARIQSLAVIFIYIQIGCALIGSLGALYTGVCLIHLGIGLFALVAIESSSQRLGRTYAVLLFCAILLDILWFILFCHEIWYMSSEYYGKFAIFSVKLTLIMQIGGCAVRSSSSLLWIQMYRLGSSLVDNTCPQDGDPDLRNSFINPATPLFTRPISGSEDVLGGSIYDPAYYSSLFSDIQDEGFLREGQNRFSSLGRSISDVPQLKPSVSESFQPIHEIHSDARLGSI from the exons ATGATGCGTTGTTCTGAATTCAAAACTCAGTTTCAAACATGGCTCCGTGATTACGCTCGGATTCAATCTCTCGCCGTTATATTCATTTACATTCAA ATTGGTTGTGCATTGATTGGATCATTGGGAGCATTGTACACTGGAGTTTGTCTTATTCATCTTGGGATAGGGTTATTCGCGTTAGTAGCTATTGAAAGTAGCAGTCAGAGGCTAGGCAGAACGTATGCGGTTCTCTTGTTTTGTGCAATTTTGTTAGACATTTTGTGGTTCATCCTTTTCTGCCATGAAATCTG GTACATGTCTTCTGAATATTATGGAAAATTTGCCATTTTTTCGGTGAAACTCACACTAATAATGCAAATTGGTGGGTGCGCAGTGAGGTCATCATCCTCATTATTATGGATACAGATGTATAGATTAGGGTCTTCATTAGTAGACAATACATGTCCCCAAGATGGCGATCCTGATTTGAGGAACAGTTTTATAAATCCAGCCACCCCTTTGTTCACTAGACCTATTTCTGGTTCTGAAGATGTGTTAGGAGGTTCTATCTATGATCCAGCGTATTACTCATCCCTTTTTTCAGATATTCAAGATGAAGGATTTTTACGTGAG GGTCAGAACCGTTTTAGTAGCTTGGGTAGGTCTATATCTGATGTGCCACAATTGAAGCCGTCTGTGAGCGAATCTTTTCAGCCTATACAT GAAATACATTCAGATGCTAGGCTCGGGAGTATTTGA